From Panthera uncia isolate 11264 chromosome E1, Puncia_PCG_1.0, whole genome shotgun sequence, one genomic window encodes:
- the LHX1 gene encoding LIM/homeobox protein Lhx1, with protein sequence MVHCAGCKRPILDRFLLNVLDRAWHVKCVQCCECKCNLTEKCFSREGKLYCKNDFFRCFGTKCAGCAQGISPSDLVRRARSKVFHLNCFTCMMCNKQLSTGEELYIIDENKFVCKEDYLSNSSVAKENSLHSATTGSDPSLSPDSQDPSQDDAKDSESANVSDKEGGSNENDDQNLGAKRRGPRTTIKAKQLETLKAAFAATPKPTRHIREQLAQETGLNMRVIQVWFQNRRSKERRMKQLSALGARRHAFFRSPRRMRPLVDRLEPGELIPNGPFSFYGDYQSEYYGPGGNYDFFPQGPPSSQAQTPVDLPFVPSSGPSGTPLGGLEHPLPGHHPSSEAQRFTDILAHPPGDSPSPEPSLPGPLHSMSAEVFGPSPPFSSLSVNGGASYGNHLSHPPEMNEAAVW encoded by the exons ATGGTGCACTGTGCCGGCTGCAAAAGGCCCATCCTGGACCGCTTCCTCTTGAATGTGCTGGACAGGGCCTGGCATGTCAAGTGCGTCCAGTGCTGTGAATGTAAATGCAACCTGACCGAGAAGTGCTTCTCCCGGGAAGGCAAGCTCTACTGCAAGAACGACTTTTTCCG ATGTTTCGGTACCAAATGCGCCGGCTGCGCGCAGGGCATCTCCCCTAGCGACCTGGTGCGGCGAGCGCGGAGCAAAGTGTTTCACCTAAACTGCTTCACCTGCATGATGTGTAACAAGCAGCTGTCCACTGGTGAGGAGCTCTATATCATCGACGAGAACAAGTTTGTCTGCAAAGAGGATTACCTAAGCAATAGCAGTGTCGCCAAAGAGAACAGCCTCCACTCGG ccacCACGGGCAGCGACCCCAGTTTGTCTCCAGACTCCCAAGACCCATCACAGGATGATGCCAAGGACTCAGAGAGCGCCAACGTATCCGACAAGGAAGGGGGCAGCAATGAGAATGATGACCAGAACCTGGGCGCCAAGCGGCGGGGGCCCCGCACCACCATCAAGGCGAAGCAGCTGGAAACTCTGAAGGCAGCCTTTGCTGCCACTCCCAAGCCCACGCGCCATATCCGGGAGCAGCTGGCTCAGGAGACTGGCCTCAACATGCGTGTCATCCAG GTCTGGTTCCAGAACAGACGCTCCAAGGAACGGAGGATGAAGCAGCTGAGCGCGTTGGGAGCCCGGCGCCACGCCTTCTTCCGCAGCCCGCGCCGGATGCGGCCGCTCGTGGACCGCCTGGAGCCGGGCGAGCTCATCCCCAACGGACCCTTCTCCTTCTACGGAG ATTACCAGAGCGAGTACTACGGGCCCGGGGGCAACTATGACTTCTTCCCGCAAGGCCCCCCGTCCTCGCAGGCTCAGACGCCGGTGGACCTGCCCTTCGTGCCGTCGTCCGGGCCCTCCGGGACGCCCCTGGGCGGCCTGGAGCACCCGCTGCCGGGCCACCACCCGTCGAGCGAGGCGCAGCGGTTCACTGACATCCTGGCGCACCCCCCCGGGGACTCGCCCAGCCCTGAGCCCAGCCTGCCCGGGCCTCTACACTCAATGTCGGCTGAGGTCTTCGGGCCCAGCCCGCCCTTCTCATCACTGTCGGTCAACGGCGGGGCGAGCTACGGGAACCACCTGTCTCACCCGCCCGAAATGAACGAGGCGGCCGTGTGGTAG